A single region of the Salipaludibacillus sp. LMS25 genome encodes:
- the fliJ gene encoding flagellar export protein FliJ, protein MSFKFALQKVLEVKDFEKTDAERAYTESVEEFEGIATKLYELLKKKEELIEETEKKLSSGLAISSIQLNEQNISFLQTEINKLQLSTQKARQNMNEKEKFLLFKTVDLKKYEKMKKMKQAQYLENEKREELKFLDEVSIQQFVRR, encoded by the coding sequence ATGAGTTTTAAATTCGCACTTCAAAAAGTTTTAGAAGTAAAGGACTTTGAAAAAACGGACGCTGAACGTGCTTATACGGAATCTGTCGAGGAATTTGAAGGAATAGCAACAAAGCTATATGAGTTATTGAAAAAGAAAGAAGAGTTAATAGAAGAAACGGAGAAAAAGCTATCAAGTGGTTTAGCGATTTCCTCTATTCAATTAAATGAGCAAAACATCTCTTTTTTACAGACTGAAATTAATAAGTTGCAGCTTAGCACACAAAAAGCGAGACAAAACATGAATGAAAAAGAGAAATTTCTTTTATTTAAAACTGTTGATTTAAAAAAATATGAAAAAATGAAAAAAATGAAGCAAGCTCAATACTTGGAAAATGAGAAACGTGAAGAATTGAAATTTCTTGATGAAGTATCAATTCAACAGTTTGTCAGACGATGA
- a CDS encoding MotE family protein translates to MSKKNKQKEKSQSKFMAFFMVVLIPAVFAIILAVVLLYYLGINVGDTVKQAASFLPFIEEEEERELSDEELVAQLEHENKSFSQQIQQLESELEARNEEIADLEEQLSEEGSDGLSDEEIEGAADLEEVTTDVNDIVKTLENMTGSKAADIVGELPEDEAVTYLRLMNVNSRSDILGRLDPELAARILGQLSN, encoded by the coding sequence ATGAGTAAAAAAAACAAACAAAAAGAAAAATCGCAAAGTAAATTTATGGCCTTTTTTATGGTCGTTCTCATACCGGCTGTTTTCGCTATCATTTTAGCTGTTGTACTGCTTTATTATTTAGGTATTAATGTAGGAGATACGGTCAAGCAGGCAGCTAGTTTTCTCCCATTTATAGAGGAAGAAGAGGAACGAGAGTTATCAGATGAAGAGCTGGTCGCACAATTAGAACACGAAAATAAATCATTTTCTCAGCAGATTCAACAATTAGAAAGTGAGCTTGAAGCACGTAACGAAGAAATTGCTGATTTAGAAGAGCAGTTATCAGAAGAAGGATCAGACGGTCTTTCCGATGAGGAAATAGAAGGTGCAGCTGATTTAGAAGAGGTCACAACAGATGTGAATGATATCGTTAAAACGCTGGAAAATATGACAGGCTCTAAAGCCGCCGACATTGTCGGTGAACTTCCTGAAGATGAAGCTGTGACGTATTTACGTTTAATGAATGTGAATAGCCGCTCTGATATTTTAGGTCGACTTGACCCAGAATTAGCCGCTCGAATTTTAGGTCAACTTTCTAATTAA
- the fliH gene encoding flagellar assembly protein FliH: MSRLIKSASTHASKVEGKTIQLREVKVPMKEKPLNLTETAFSGDINDSEVHDNEQHGLEQKKHDVMQREEELINAKAEWEAYIKQEEAAFEEKKRIQFSQAEDEGFTKGYEAGVQEGQKSIQKDVQEAKHIVQLAKHDYEQKLDEASGEILELAMKVAEKIVSQTLETTSNAWISLVKEAITEVREQEEVKLYVAPAWYETTLSHKKELEGIALHTRELLIFPDDSLPTNGCVIETPFGQLEASADSQLREIKRLLSENLKKGDQHEH, encoded by the coding sequence TTGTCTAGACTTATCAAGTCTGCCTCCACACATGCTTCTAAAGTGGAAGGTAAGACCATCCAGCTACGTGAAGTAAAAGTTCCAATGAAAGAAAAACCATTAAATCTAACTGAAACGGCGTTTTCAGGTGATATAAATGACAGTGAAGTTCACGATAATGAACAACATGGGCTAGAACAAAAAAAGCATGATGTGATGCAAAGAGAAGAAGAACTCATCAATGCAAAAGCTGAATGGGAAGCATATATCAAGCAAGAGGAAGCAGCTTTTGAAGAAAAGAAACGTATTCAGTTTAGTCAAGCTGAGGATGAAGGCTTTACTAAAGGCTATGAAGCAGGTGTTCAAGAAGGGCAAAAAAGCATCCAGAAAGATGTTCAGGAAGCGAAACACATTGTCCAGCTTGCGAAACATGATTATGAACAAAAGCTTGATGAAGCCTCAGGAGAAATACTGGAATTAGCGATGAAAGTAGCTGAAAAAATTGTATCTCAAACACTTGAGACAACTTCAAATGCCTGGATTTCTCTCGTGAAAGAAGCGATTACTGAAGTTAGGGAACAAGAGGAAGTCAAGCTCTATGTGGCCCCAGCTTGGTATGAAACAACACTTTCTCACAAGAAAGAATTAGAAGGGATTGCTTTGCATACGAGGGAGCTACTTATCTTTCCAGATGACTCACTTCCAACGAATGGGTGTGTCATTGAAACGCCTTTCGGTCAGCTTGAAGCTTCTGCGGATAGTCAGTTAAGAGAAATAAAACGGTTATTATCAGAAAATCTGAAAAAAGGAGACCAACATGAGCATTAG
- the fliG gene encoding flagellar motor switch protein FliG has translation MAKRKKLTGKEKAAILLISLGPDVSAQVYKHLSEEEIERLTLEIANVKRVEQDTKEEILDQFHQLAVAQDYITQGGIGYAKDVLEKALGSEEAVEIINRLTSNLQVRPFDFARKADPGQIFNFIQNEHPQTIALILSYLDSEQSGQILSSLPQEVQADVAKRIAVMDSTSPEIVNEVESILERKLSATVTQDYTQAGGIEAVVEVLNSVDRSTERTILDSLEIQDPELAEEIKKRMFVFEDIVTLDNRSIQRVIRDVENEDLQLSLKVASDDVKEVVFNNMSQRMSETFKDEMEFMGPVRLKDVEEAQTRIVAVIRRLEEAGEIVIARGGGDDIIV, from the coding sequence GTGGCGAAAAGAAAAAAATTAACCGGCAAAGAAAAAGCCGCCATCTTGTTAATCTCTTTAGGTCCTGATGTGTCAGCACAAGTTTATAAACATTTATCAGAAGAAGAGATTGAAAGACTGACATTAGAAATTGCTAACGTAAAAAGGGTGGAACAGGATACGAAAGAAGAGATTCTTGATCAATTCCACCAGCTTGCAGTGGCACAAGACTATATTACCCAAGGCGGAATTGGATACGCCAAAGATGTGTTAGAAAAAGCACTTGGATCAGAGGAAGCAGTGGAAATTATTAATCGGCTAACTTCCAATTTACAAGTAAGACCTTTTGACTTTGCAAGAAAAGCTGATCCAGGGCAAATCTTTAATTTTATTCAAAATGAACACCCACAGACAATTGCACTTATTTTATCTTATTTAGATAGCGAACAGTCTGGGCAGATTTTGTCTTCACTTCCACAAGAAGTGCAGGCAGATGTAGCTAAGCGGATTGCTGTTATGGATAGTACATCTCCAGAAATTGTAAATGAAGTCGAAAGCATTTTAGAACGAAAACTATCGGCAACCGTAACGCAAGATTACACGCAAGCCGGCGGTATTGAAGCAGTAGTTGAAGTGCTTAATAGTGTTGACAGAAGTACTGAGCGAACCATTCTTGATTCTTTAGAAATTCAAGATCCTGAATTGGCAGAAGAAATTAAAAAGAGAATGTTTGTCTTTGAAGATATTGTTACATTGGACAACCGTTCCATTCAACGTGTTATCCGCGATGTGGAAAATGAAGATTTACAACTGTCACTTAAGGTTGCAAGTGATGATGTGAAAGAAGTTGTCTTTAACAATATGTCACAACGTATGTCAGAAACATTTAAAGATGAAATGGAATTTATGGGGCCTGTGCGTTTGAAGGATGTGGAAGAAGCTCAAACCCGAATCGTTGCCGTGATACGTCGCCTTGAAGAAGCAGGAGAGATAGTCATAGCGCGAGGCGGAGGAGATGATATTATTGTCTAG
- the fliF gene encoding flagellar basal-body MS-ring/collar protein FliF: protein MNDKLINYKNKMTEFWQSRTKNQKGMLIGSVLLVLTLLLLFMWMGSRTSYVPLYSNLSVQETGEIKETLDSRGISNEVSSDGTSIMVPESMVDDLKVTLAAEGIPNSGRIDYSTFSDNMGFGTTDSEFQLLERAALQTSLEDLIRNVDGVQSSQVMLTMPEESIWLSDDPNEATASVLLHLQAGYTMDENQIRSMYHLVSRSVPNLPVENIVIMDQMSRYLELDDNSTTGGSSLSVYEQQRAIQRDIEKDIQRNLQQMLGTMMGPDKVLVSVTTDVDFTQENRQEELVEPVDEENMEGIAVSVERITETYEGENLEDGGVVGTGETDIPGYQGIVGGGQGDYERIEERVNNDVNRISKEIVESPYQIRDIGIQVMVEPPDPEDPLSLSQQSVNDIQQILGQVVRTSINSDVTADWEEDDINERIYVSAQEFFGKAEFEEPASGTPFWYYIVGALVAVVILLIFLLVRRNRAEEDDEEVVLEQTGYDLAAFDEGPETEEKARRKQLEQLAKDKPEEFSKLVRTWLSED from the coding sequence ATGAACGATAAACTGATCAACTATAAAAATAAAATGACAGAATTTTGGCAGTCCCGTACGAAAAATCAAAAAGGGATGCTCATCGGATCAGTGTTACTTGTCTTAACTCTTCTCCTGTTATTCATGTGGATGGGTTCGAGGACAAGCTATGTTCCTCTCTACTCAAACTTAAGTGTGCAGGAAACAGGAGAGATAAAAGAGACACTGGACAGCAGAGGTATCTCTAACGAAGTGAGCAGTGACGGGACATCAATAATGGTACCTGAGTCAATGGTAGATGATCTAAAAGTCACATTGGCCGCTGAAGGAATCCCGAATTCAGGACGAATAGACTATTCGACGTTCAGTGATAACATGGGTTTCGGGACAACAGATAGTGAATTTCAATTACTAGAAAGAGCTGCACTTCAAACCTCATTAGAAGATTTGATTCGAAATGTAGATGGGGTGCAAAGCTCACAAGTTATGCTGACAATGCCTGAAGAAAGTATTTGGTTAAGTGATGATCCAAATGAGGCAACAGCATCAGTATTATTACATTTACAAGCAGGTTATACGATGGACGAAAACCAAATTCGTTCCATGTACCATCTCGTATCACGGAGTGTTCCTAACCTCCCTGTTGAAAATATCGTGATTATGGATCAAATGTCACGTTATCTTGAATTAGATGATAATTCAACGACAGGTGGATCATCTCTAAGTGTTTATGAGCAACAACGTGCGATTCAGCGAGATATTGAAAAAGATATTCAACGTAATTTACAGCAAATGCTAGGCACAATGATGGGACCTGATAAAGTTCTCGTGTCTGTTACGACGGATGTGGATTTCACTCAAGAGAACAGACAGGAAGAACTTGTGGAACCTGTTGATGAGGAAAATATGGAAGGCATCGCCGTCAGCGTCGAACGTATTACGGAAACGTATGAAGGAGAAAACTTAGAAGATGGCGGCGTTGTTGGGACAGGTGAAACTGACATTCCTGGTTATCAAGGTATTGTTGGTGGAGGCCAAGGGGACTATGAACGTATAGAGGAACGAGTTAATAATGATGTGAATCGTATTTCAAAAGAAATCGTAGAAAGTCCTTACCAAATCCGAGACATCGGCATTCAAGTCATGGTAGAACCACCAGATCCTGAAGATCCATTAAGTCTTTCACAACAAAGTGTCAATGATATTCAACAAATTTTAGGTCAGGTTGTTAGAACATCCATTAACAGTGATGTGACTGCTGATTGGGAAGAAGATGACATTAACGAACGTATTTACGTTTCAGCACAAGAGTTTTTTGGAAAAGCAGAATTTGAAGAACCAGCTTCTGGAACGCCATTCTGGTATTACATCGTCGGGGCTTTAGTCGCAGTTGTTATTTTGCTCATTTTCTTACTAGTTAGACGTAATCGAGCTGAAGAAGATGATGAAGAGGTCGTTTTAGAACAAACAGGATATGACCTGGCAGCTTTTGACGAAGGGCCAGAAACTGAAGAAAAAGCGAGACGAAAACAACTTGAACAACTGGCAAAAGATAAACCTGAAGAATTTTCTAAACTCGTTAGAACGTGGTTATCAGAGGACTAA
- the fliI gene encoding flagellar protein export ATPase FliI, translating into MSISHLFPVLDDISPYKQYGKVTQVVGLMIESQGPQASVGDICSITLGHDQRRRILAEVVGFREQNILLMPYDRVEDISPGSLVESMNQALQVKVGTSMIGSVVDGLGRPIDERFFAEGLQKVPTDNIPPNPLKRPRIQEPLSLGVKAVDGLFSVGKGQRLGIFAGSGVGKSTLMAMIAKNSEADLNVIALIGERGREVRDFIERDLGESGLSNTIVVVATSDQPALMRIKGAMTATAISEYFRDQGLNVTLMMDSVTRVAMAQREVGLAIGEPPTTKGYTPSVFALLPRLLERSGMSEQGSITAFYTVLVDGDDMNEPIADSVRGILDGHLVLDRRLANKGHFPAINVLTSISRVMNDLVSDDHREVADYMRHMLSVYSESEDLINIGAYKKGSNKEVDEAIAKYPEIMAFLKQGLHDSHDFKETAATMIQQFGTGGK; encoded by the coding sequence ATGAGCATTAGTCATCTGTTTCCTGTTCTTGATGATATCTCACCGTATAAGCAATATGGGAAAGTGACTCAGGTAGTCGGCCTTATGATTGAGTCGCAAGGTCCACAGGCTTCGGTTGGTGATATATGTTCGATTACTTTAGGCCATGATCAAAGGCGGCGCATTCTTGCAGAAGTAGTAGGATTTCGAGAGCAGAATATTTTGCTCATGCCCTATGACAGAGTAGAGGATATCTCACCAGGTAGTTTAGTTGAAAGCATGAACCAGGCACTTCAAGTAAAGGTCGGTACAAGCATGATAGGCAGTGTCGTAGACGGGTTAGGTAGACCTATTGATGAACGGTTTTTTGCAGAAGGATTGCAAAAGGTACCAACCGATAATATACCGCCAAACCCGTTGAAGCGTCCCCGTATCCAAGAACCACTTAGTTTAGGTGTGAAAGCAGTGGATGGGCTGTTTTCTGTAGGAAAGGGGCAGCGGTTAGGAATATTTGCAGGAAGCGGGGTAGGTAAAAGTACCCTCATGGCGATGATAGCCAAAAATTCCGAAGCCGACTTAAATGTTATTGCTTTGATTGGTGAGCGTGGACGTGAAGTAAGGGATTTTATTGAACGTGACTTAGGAGAATCGGGTTTATCAAATACGATCGTCGTCGTCGCCACATCAGATCAGCCAGCATTAATGAGAATTAAAGGGGCTATGACTGCTACAGCAATCAGTGAATATTTTAGAGACCAAGGCTTGAATGTCACATTAATGATGGATTCAGTGACTCGTGTTGCCATGGCGCAAAGGGAAGTCGGATTAGCGATCGGAGAGCCACCTACTACTAAAGGTTACACGCCTTCCGTATTTGCTTTACTCCCACGTCTCTTAGAACGGAGTGGCATGAGTGAACAAGGTTCCATTACCGCATTCTATACCGTGCTTGTAGACGGTGATGATATGAATGAACCCATAGCAGACAGCGTAAGAGGCATATTAGATGGTCACCTAGTATTAGATCGTAGATTAGCTAATAAAGGGCATTTCCCTGCCATTAATGTTCTGACCAGTATTAGCCGGGTCATGAATGACCTCGTAAGTGATGATCACCGAGAGGTGGCTGATTATATGAGGCACATGCTTTCTGTATATAGTGAATCTGAAGATCTCATAAATATAGGAGCTTATAAAAAAGGCAGCAACAAAGAAGTAGATGAAGCAATTGCTAAATATCCTGAAATAATGGCTTTTTTAAAGCAAGGACTTCATGATTCACATGATTTCAAGGAAACAGCTGCCACGATGATTCAGCAGTTCGGTACAGGAGGTAAATAA